In Leptospira fletcheri, the genomic window TTTGTTTTCATGAATAGGGAGGCCGATTTTACCCGCGGCTTTTTTAATCCGGGAACTTAGATTGGAGGAAAAAGGATCCGCAAAAGGAGCGTGAGCGACGACTCCCTTACCGAAGAAGGTCGAATCCCTTCCACGAGTCCGGTCTATAATCTGGGACGGAAGCACGAAATCCAAAGGTCGAATCTCTTCGCGGAGACTTCCTACGGAACTAAAGGCAACGATCTCCTCCACACCTAAAAGTTTCAAAGCGGCGATGTTTGCCTTTCCGGGAACTTCGTGAGGCATCAAAAAATGTCCTACACCGTGTCTCGGAAGGAAAGCTAGGAGTTTCCCCTGAATCCTACCTATTTTAATACTATCGGAAGGTTTTCCCCAGGGAGTATCGGGAAGTACTTCTTCCACAAGCTCCATGCCTTCCAGGCTATAAAGGCCCGTTCCTCCGATAATCGCTACTTTTACCTTAGTAGACATTTCTTTCTCCTCTGCCGCAGTGCGGAAATCGTAACTTCCAAAAATGCGATAGGGGGTTGGAATGTAAATCTCGACTTGAATTTAAGAGGAAGTCTGACCGCTTAAAACTCGCAATTCTGCGGCCCGGTTTTTGATCGTCTCGATCTCGTCGTTCAATCTTCCGGAGTCCTCGTTGATCTCGTTGATCTCCCTCTCTAGCTCTCCCATGGTCTTAATCATCTCGGCTTGGCCTTCCATCTGTTCTTTCGTGGATTCCAAAATATCGCCGGAGACGATCTTAATGCTTTCGATTTCCGAAACGAACTGTTGGACGATCGTACGTTGTTCAGTATAAAGATCGTTCATTCTCTGAATCCGCTCCGATGTATCTAAAATTTTGAATTTTTGTCTTTCGGTCAATTCTCCCGTTTCTCCCGAAGCGAGTCTAGCCTGCTCGATAAAATCCCTGGATTGCTTGACGATCGCAGAGATTGATTTTGCGTTTTCCGACGTGAACTCGGCCAATTTGCTGACTTCGTTCGCGACGACTGCAAACCCCCTGCCTGCAGCCCCTGCTCGTGCAGCTTCTATAGAAGCATTCAAGGCTAAAAGGTTCGTCTTGTCCGCGATCTCCCCCATGATTTGATTGATCTCGTCCACCCGGTTAAACGAATTCGCAATATCCACCAGATATAATTTAGTCTTTTCCGCGGCGATCGTGACGTTTTCCATATCCGCCTTGTTGTCTTCCGCGAACTTGGTCAAGGCCTGACTATAGTCGGAGATATTCTTAATCAATAATCCCAGTTTGTCCGAGTTTCCTACGAGTTCCGAAAGACTGGAATTTTGGCGCTCGATGGATTGAGAAGTGCTGTTGGATGCCGCAGATAATTCCTCCAGCACGGCATTGGCCTCCTCCAGGGCTGCGGCTTGAGATTCCATTTTCTCGCCTGTTTTACTGATGAATAGGGCGAATTTCCGGATCGAATCCTCCAAATTTTCGGCGGAACGATTTACCCCGACCCTATTATCGGAAAGTTTTTCCAATAGAGATTTCGATTCTTGGTGAAGGCGGGAACCTTCCTCCGTTAAACGATAAAATAACTTCATCAATTGGGCTAAAACTATACTCGCTGCAAAAATGAACGCGAGCTTGATCACTTCGGTGGAACCGCTCAAATGGCCTGGAAGTTGCGAGGTCTTCGGATCTTCCACAAGAACAACGCCGGCGGAGAGACCGCAGGCAAGTGCGATCCCGGATCCGATAGTGCTCAAGCCTCCGATAATGATAACGAAAGAGGTTTCTCCTAACAAACAGGAATACATCATGAAATAGAAATATATGAAGAATAAAATCGGATTTCGGAGAGTGGAAGCCGCGGTCTCCGCATCGACCAGAGAATCGAAGATCAAAGTGGAAGTCAGAACGAGAACGTCGCCGATCACTAAAATCTTATGGAATCCGACGGACATTTTGCCTTTTCGGTTTCCGA contains:
- a CDS encoding methyl-accepting chemotaxis protein — encoded protein: METNHSTLQKSESSILQLWKNGGVIINRIRFGLVLLFTVSLAGAYKSFEPMQFLVHCLGTLTLGIFCIIAFIGNRKGKMSVGFHKILVIGDVLVLTSTLIFDSLVDAETAASTLRNPILFFIYFYFMMYSCLLGETSFVIIIGGLSTIGSGIALACGLSAGVVLVEDPKTSQLPGHLSGSTEVIKLAFIFAASIVLAQLMKLFYRLTEEGSRLHQESKSLLEKLSDNRVGVNRSAENLEDSIRKFALFISKTGEKMESQAAALEEANAVLEELSAASNSTSQSIERQNSSLSELVGNSDKLGLLIKNISDYSQALTKFAEDNKADMENVTIAAEKTKLYLVDIANSFNRVDEINQIMGEIADKTNLLALNASIEAARAGAAGRGFAVVANEVSKLAEFTSENAKSISAIVKQSRDFIEQARLASGETGELTERQKFKILDTSERIQRMNDLYTEQRTIVQQFVSEIESIKIVSGDILESTKEQMEGQAEMIKTMGELEREINEINEDSGRLNDEIETIKNRAAELRVLSGQTSS
- the mtnP gene encoding S-methyl-5'-thioadenosine phosphorylase — translated: MSTKVKVAIIGGTGLYSLEGMELVEEVLPDTPWGKPSDSIKIGRIQGKLLAFLPRHGVGHFLMPHEVPGKANIAALKLLGVEEIVAFSSVGSLREEIRPLDFVLPSQIIDRTRGRDSTFFGKGVVAHAPFADPFSSNLSSRIKKAAGKIGLPIHENKTLVCMEGPLFSTRAESHMYRSWGADIINMSVLPEAKLAREAEIAYQMICMSTDYDCWRENEEAVTAEMVMANLGKNADSAKRLLTALISDIGNGDDLSLKNSTKFSIITAPERRNSETVAKLKVLFPEYF